The Luteitalea sp. genome includes the window GCGCCTTCCGGATCCCGATCTCATTGGTGCGTCGCGTCACGCCGTAGGAGAGGACGCCGTATAACCCGATCGCGGCAAGCAGCAGCGCGACGACCCCGAACGCGATGGACAGTCGTGCCAGCAGGCGGTCCTGTACCATCTGATCATCCAAGATCTCGGTAAGCGGGCGTGCCGTGACATGCAAATCCGGATCGATGTGCCGCACGGCGCGCCGCACGTCGGCGATGACGCTCGAGGGCTCACCTGCGGTCCTGATTGCAAAGGTGACACGTCCCGGCGTCGTCAACGGGAGATAGAACCGGCGCTCGATCTCTCCGCGTAAGCCGCGCACCCGCGAATCGCGCACGACGCCGACGACCTGACAGGCGTTTCGCTCATCTCCGAAGACCCGCGTCACGCGCATCCCGAGCGGGTTTCGCCCCTCGAAGAACTGCTTGGCGAAGGCTTCGTTGATCACGCACACCTCTTGGGCTGCGTGCTGATCCCGCTCGGTAATCTCTCGACCAAGCGTTACCGGGATGCCGAGCGTCGAGAAGTAGCGGGGGCCGACGGACGTCCACGTCGATGCGTCGTCACCCCGGGGCGTGTATCCCTCGACGATGACCGTGTCGCCGGAGTCGGCGCCCGAGAAGAGGCCGTCTCTCGACGACGCCACAGCCTCCAGGCGGTCCGTGAGCTGTGCCTCGGGTGCGAGGTACAGCAAGCCTGCGCGGAGTGGGAACGCCACACACAGTCCCGCCAGGCCGCCCAGCACGGCGAGCACCATGCTTTCCGTCAGCAATTGGCGGACGAGCCGACCCCCACTCGCGCCGAGCGCCAGCCGCACGGAAGTCTCACGATTCCGTCCGGTGACCCGTGCCAGCAGCAGATTGCTCAAGTTGGCGCAGGCGATAATCAACACGACGCCGGCAGCCGCAAGCAAGACCTGGAGCGGATCGGAAAACTGCCCGCGGAGCGTGGAGGCTCCGCGGGCGCCGGGACGCAGGATTAGGCGCTGATCGAGAAAGTCCTTTCGGTCCTCGGCCGAGAGCGCGGTCTTGCCGTAGTGAGTGGCCAGGCCCCGTTGAAAGACCACGTTCGCGTCGGCTTGCGCCTGCTCGATCGTCACGCCTGGCGAGAGGCGGCCGAACACATGCAGCCACATCACCTTGGCGGGGTCGCCCGGCTTGTCCCGTAGCCAGTCGTCGCCCGGCAGCACGACCGCCTGCATGCTGAGCGGCAGCCAAACGTCCGGCCGCTGTCCCACGGTCTCGCCGAAGAACGGTGGAGGGGCCACGCCGATGATCGAGAAGACACCGCCACGAATGGCCATCCTCGTGCCGAGAACGTCGCTGCGGCCGCCGAAGCGCCGCTGCCAGTAGTCGTAGCTGATGACGGCGTATGGAGCGCCTCTCTCCACACGCGCTTCCTCTGAGGCGAATAGCCGGCCGTGCACAGCGGTTACACCTAGCGTTGTGAAATACTCGGCCGACACCAGACGCGTTTCGATCTCCTCCGGCTCGCCGCCGTCGATGCGTGCCTGCACTCGCTCCAGAAAGCTCTGGGACGCGATGAGGCCGGAAAACGACGTGGATTCATCCCGCAGTTGCTCGAACTCCGCGTAGCTTAGGAACGGCCGCTCGCGATCTTCACCCCTCATCAGCCCCGATCCCCAGCCCGACGAGCCAGGACTCGTCAACATCACGAGCTCGTGGGGCGCGCGCACCGGCAGCGGGCTGATCAACACGCTGTTCAACAGGCTGAAGATCGCGGTGTTGGCGCCGATCCCCAGCGCCAACGACAGGATCGCGACAGTCGCAAAGCTGGGATTCGATGCCAGCGTCCGAATGGCGTAACGTAAGTCTTGTCGCATAACGTGTGCGTGCTCCCGTGGTGCAGTAAGAAAGAGATCGAGCAGGATGCGAATCCAGATCGACGCCTCGGCTCGCCATCCGCCATGATCGCGTGCATCCCGCACCTGTGCGGAAAATGCGCGCATCATCTCGGTGCCGTATTCCCTGCGGAACGACGCGGGGTAGCACCACAAGAACGTCCGGTAGACGCCGAGCCGCAGCATGAGCTCTACAGCTTTCTCGGGATCAGACCAGTCGCGCGCGCCTGGTTGAGCATCTCGTTCAACCGCCTCGCTTCCGCCAGCGCCACCTGCCGGCCGAGTCGTGTCAGGGCGTAGTAGCGCCGGCGCTCGTCCTGGCTCCGCGGATCAGGACTTTCGCGGAGCTCCTCCACGAGGCCTTGCTCCAGCATGCGTCGAATAGAGCTGTAGAGCGTGCCGGCGCTCAAGCGCACCTTGCCCCCCGTTCGTGCGGCGACATCCTGCATGATCGAGTAGCCATGGCGGTCGCGGTCCGCGAGGGCCACCAGGATGTGAAACATCGCCGTGGGCAGCGGCAGGAAGGAATCCGGA containing:
- a CDS encoding PadR family transcriptional regulator is translated as MTRDSPDPDSFLPLPTAMFHILVALADRDRHGYSIMQDVAARTGGKVRLSAGTLYSSIRRMLEQGLVEELRESPDPRSQDERRRYYALTRLGRQVALAEARRLNEMLNQARATGLIPRKL
- a CDS encoding FtsX-like permease family protein — protein: MLRLGVYRTFLWCYPASFRREYGTEMMRAFSAQVRDARDHGGWRAEASIWIRILLDLFLTAPREHAHVMRQDLRYAIRTLASNPSFATVAILSLALGIGANTAIFSLLNSVLISPLPVRAPHELVMLTSPGSSGWGSGLMRGEDRERPFLSYAEFEQLRDESTSFSGLIASQSFLERVQARIDGGEPEEIETRLVSAEYFTTLGVTAVHGRLFASEEARVERGAPYAVISYDYWQRRFGGRSDVLGTRMAIRGGVFSIIGVAPPPFFGETVGQRPDVWLPLSMQAVVLPGDDWLRDKPGDPAKVMWLHVFGRLSPGVTIEQAQADANVVFQRGLATHYGKTALSAEDRKDFLDQRLILRPGARGASTLRGQFSDPLQVLLAAAGVVLIIACANLSNLLLARVTGRNRETSVRLALGASGGRLVRQLLTESMVLAVLGGLAGLCVAFPLRAGLLYLAPEAQLTDRLEAVASSRDGLFSGADSGDTVIVEGYTPRGDDASTWTSVGPRYFSTLGIPVTLGREITERDQHAAQEVCVINEAFAKQFFEGRNPLGMRVTRVFGDERNACQVVGVVRDSRVRGLRGEIERRFYLPLTTPGRVTFAIRTAGEPSSVIADVRRAVRHIDPDLHVTARPLTEILDDQMVQDRLLARLSIAFGVVALLLAAIGLYGVLSYGVTRRTNEIGIRKA